From one Planococcus citri chromosome 3, ihPlaCitr1.1, whole genome shotgun sequence genomic stretch:
- the LOC135839763 gene encoding uncharacterized protein LOC135839763 isoform X1 yields MSKKLVILALICLMFSIVSGDTNINEEHSTKNAENNYEYASEIPTTIKLPLFIRLFGKKPLKFIKKSISKILGKNLTGLKIRSNRSHTTLKGKQTWNLDRSDFNFSAEYAIYTTFGRNDSKLNGTERQTRVWSKKPYQKDTYYRRFVYTPERYTHSVKVRKYYTPGGSPLTQEISNRQTTIARQAAINNNEKITPIKINRNRDIHVFPTAVLGDKNSYEASKFNEQLIASQSDHDFQNGKRQRRCSEHGSSEFEEGYTYLLRKKRPESTFDPYAYLTRLSKSPVFTGDYTPRKYTYSKYFTVIKPISSTKAATTTTTTNRKPLVINTRPRTSLRSLFPNTPLGTTMRQWTRRFYTLRPEIVTKMVEDETRSTRNQTKPSTAAKHYWINNWNLPMMSYYMQPINHTFRTYQPAITTKNLHDPRSKTTRAMYYLSQYWNKEYFTYYTNFDPPDENLHDFAKRMGYFPDATTRFMRIRMMPKRYRPEGFIDVFSLDSFVRDINKRLEENQTYPPPHERDSISASVEDVSYWFFFNRSVTPVELNPGTRWKKKPRPTMKPIPSYFFKDSIVSRHYPPSREEDQLKQGTTFKKFEKPRLTPKPTRPWAFQTFETPSPIIHTFAPSSSVATPPRIIHIPTSESEMKLFDTRTPIPTLPTNKETTARNIDPYGLLNKMVHYNMQLKQPNRSNVVDPSKLHPVDQLPRFLQLPFSLSPEMMVYTDRAGRQLFTLLGKYHIHGNNKTLERVRNPSEFSNPLKVVAPPPESGFYRIIQRHRIRNNDQIERKPAPLCLETNDHKGQQKLIPNDPTVAVEIRFYPVRTPGTIKTWKEYFGSQKHQSSSVDLLMHSTLPTPTMISSEALTQLLIK; encoded by the exons atgagtaaaaaattagtaattttg GCATTGATATGTTTAATGTTTTCCATAGTCAGTGGAGACACGAATATTAACGAAGAACACTcgacaaaaaatgcagaaaataatTACGAATACGCCTCCGAAATCCCCACCACCATCAAATTACCACTGTTCATTCGACTGTTTGggaaaaaaccattaaaattcattaaaaaatcaatatcgaaAATTCTAGGTAAAAATCTCACTGGCCTAAAGATACGTTCGAATCGAAGCCATACGACGCTAAAAGGCAAGCAAACGTGGAATTTGGACAGATCAGACTTTAATTTCTCCGCGGAATACGCCATTTACACCACTTTCGGAAGAAATGATAGTAAACTGAATGGTACGGAAAGGCAAACACGCGTATGGAGTAAAAAACCCTATCAGAAGGATACGTATTATCGTAGATTCGTTTACACGCCAGAAAGATACACACATTCTGTCAAAGTAAGAAAATACTATACACCCGGCGGATCTCCATTAACCCAAGAAATAAGCAATCGACAAACGACAATTGCTCGTCAAGCCGCAATAAATAATAACGAAAAGATCACgccaataaaaataaatcgtaACAGAGATATCCACGTTTTTCCCACAGCCGTGTTAGGTGATAAGAATAGCTACGAAGCGAGTAAATTTAACGAACAATTAATCGCATCACAATCTGATCACGACTTTCAAAATGGAAAGAGACAGCGTAGATGTAGCGAGCACGGTTCATCAGAATTTGAAGAAGGATACACTTACCTTCTTAGGAAGAAAAGACCCGAGTCGACGTTCGATCCGTACGCTTACCTCACTagattatcaaaaagtcctgttttcacGGGCGATTATACTCCAAGAAAATATACGTATTCTAAATACTTCACTGTGATTAAACCGATTTCAAGCACGAAGGCAGCTacaaccaccaccaccaccaatAGGAAACCTCTTGTAATTAACACTAGACCAAGAACTTCTCTCAGAAGTCTGTTCCCAAACACACCACTTGGAACCACCATGAGACAATGGACACGAAGATTTTACACACTCAGGCCTGAAATTGTCACAAAGATGGTGGAAGATGAGACTAGATCAACACGAAATCAGACCAAGCCATCTACCGCAGCCAAACATTATTGGATTAATAACTGGAATCTACCTATGATGTCTTATTACATGCAACCGATAAACCATACCTTCAGGACATACCAGCCAGCAATAACGACCAAAAATCTGCACGATCCGCGAAGTAAGACAACACGAGCGATGTATTATTTATCGCAATACTGGAATAAAGAATACTTCACGTACTATACGAACTTCGACCCTCCGGATGAAAATTTGCACGATTTTGCTAAACGTATGGGATATTTTCCTGATGCAACGACGCGTTTCATGAGAATCCGAATGATGCCCAAACGCTACAGACCAGAAGGTTTTATCGATGTGTTCTCTTTGGATAGTTTTGTACGAGACATCAACAAGCGTTTGGAGGAAAATCAAACATACCCGCCGCCTCACGAAAGGGACAGTATAAGTGCCAGTGTAGAGGACGTATCGTATTGGTTCTTTTTCAACAGATCAGTCACTCCGGTTGAACTAAACCCAGGCACTCGTTGGAAAAAGAAACCAAGACCTACGATGAAACCCATACCGTCTTATTTCTTCAAAGATTCAATTGTAAGCCGGCATTACCCACCTTCGCGCGAAGAAGACCAGCTAAAACAGGGAACCACTTTcaagaaattcgaaaaacctCGTCTAACTCCAAAACCAACACGTCCATGGGCTTTCCAAACCTTTGAAACGCCTTCACCTATTATTCATACATTTGCACCTAGCTCCAGTGTTGCGACACCTCCACGGATTATTCACATACCTACGTCCGAGTCCGAAATGAAATTATTCGATACCCGGacacctatacctacacttccGACAAATAAAGAAACAACGGCCCGTAATATCGATCCTTACGGCCTACTTAATAAAATGGTCCACTATAATATGCAACTCAAGCAACCAAATCGTAGTAACGTTGTGGATCCATCAAAACTCCATCCGGTGGATCAACTCCCTAGATTTTTACAACTTCCGTTTTCCTTATCTCCGGAGATGATGGTGTACACGGATCGTGCTGGCAGACAGCTTTTCACCTTACTCGGTAAATACCACATACATGGAAATAATAAAACATTGGAACGTGTACGAAATCCGTCAGAATTTTCAAACCCATTGAAAGTAGTAGCTCCACCACCCGAAAGTGGTTTTTATAGAATTATACAAAGACACCGAATTCGAAATAATGATCAAATCGAAAGAAAGCCTGCTCCATTATGCCTTGAAACTAATGATCATAAGGGACAGCAAAAATTAATACCAAATGATCCAACTGTAGCGGTTGAGATAAGGTTTTATCCTGTACGTACCCCAGGTACAATCAAGACTTGGAAAGAGTACTTTGGGTCGCAAAAACACCAGTCTTCTTCGGTGGATTTGTTAATGCATTCGACGTTACCAACACCAACGATGATAAGCAGTGAGGCCCTTACCCAGTTACTGATCAAGTAA
- the LOC135839763 gene encoding uncharacterized protein LOC135839763 isoform X2, whose translation MFSIVSGDTNINEEHSTKNAENNYEYASEIPTTIKLPLFIRLFGKKPLKFIKKSISKILGKNLTGLKIRSNRSHTTLKGKQTWNLDRSDFNFSAEYAIYTTFGRNDSKLNGTERQTRVWSKKPYQKDTYYRRFVYTPERYTHSVKVRKYYTPGGSPLTQEISNRQTTIARQAAINNNEKITPIKINRNRDIHVFPTAVLGDKNSYEASKFNEQLIASQSDHDFQNGKRQRRCSEHGSSEFEEGYTYLLRKKRPESTFDPYAYLTRLSKSPVFTGDYTPRKYTYSKYFTVIKPISSTKAATTTTTTNRKPLVINTRPRTSLRSLFPNTPLGTTMRQWTRRFYTLRPEIVTKMVEDETRSTRNQTKPSTAAKHYWINNWNLPMMSYYMQPINHTFRTYQPAITTKNLHDPRSKTTRAMYYLSQYWNKEYFTYYTNFDPPDENLHDFAKRMGYFPDATTRFMRIRMMPKRYRPEGFIDVFSLDSFVRDINKRLEENQTYPPPHERDSISASVEDVSYWFFFNRSVTPVELNPGTRWKKKPRPTMKPIPSYFFKDSIVSRHYPPSREEDQLKQGTTFKKFEKPRLTPKPTRPWAFQTFETPSPIIHTFAPSSSVATPPRIIHIPTSESEMKLFDTRTPIPTLPTNKETTARNIDPYGLLNKMVHYNMQLKQPNRSNVVDPSKLHPVDQLPRFLQLPFSLSPEMMVYTDRAGRQLFTLLGKYHIHGNNKTLERVRNPSEFSNPLKVVAPPPESGFYRIIQRHRIRNNDQIERKPAPLCLETNDHKGQQKLIPNDPTVAVEIRFYPVRTPGTIKTWKEYFGSQKHQSSSVDLLMHSTLPTPTMISSEALTQLLIK comes from the coding sequence ATGTTTTCCATAGTCAGTGGAGACACGAATATTAACGAAGAACACTcgacaaaaaatgcagaaaataatTACGAATACGCCTCCGAAATCCCCACCACCATCAAATTACCACTGTTCATTCGACTGTTTGggaaaaaaccattaaaattcattaaaaaatcaatatcgaaAATTCTAGGTAAAAATCTCACTGGCCTAAAGATACGTTCGAATCGAAGCCATACGACGCTAAAAGGCAAGCAAACGTGGAATTTGGACAGATCAGACTTTAATTTCTCCGCGGAATACGCCATTTACACCACTTTCGGAAGAAATGATAGTAAACTGAATGGTACGGAAAGGCAAACACGCGTATGGAGTAAAAAACCCTATCAGAAGGATACGTATTATCGTAGATTCGTTTACACGCCAGAAAGATACACACATTCTGTCAAAGTAAGAAAATACTATACACCCGGCGGATCTCCATTAACCCAAGAAATAAGCAATCGACAAACGACAATTGCTCGTCAAGCCGCAATAAATAATAACGAAAAGATCACgccaataaaaataaatcgtaACAGAGATATCCACGTTTTTCCCACAGCCGTGTTAGGTGATAAGAATAGCTACGAAGCGAGTAAATTTAACGAACAATTAATCGCATCACAATCTGATCACGACTTTCAAAATGGAAAGAGACAGCGTAGATGTAGCGAGCACGGTTCATCAGAATTTGAAGAAGGATACACTTACCTTCTTAGGAAGAAAAGACCCGAGTCGACGTTCGATCCGTACGCTTACCTCACTagattatcaaaaagtcctgttttcacGGGCGATTATACTCCAAGAAAATATACGTATTCTAAATACTTCACTGTGATTAAACCGATTTCAAGCACGAAGGCAGCTacaaccaccaccaccaccaatAGGAAACCTCTTGTAATTAACACTAGACCAAGAACTTCTCTCAGAAGTCTGTTCCCAAACACACCACTTGGAACCACCATGAGACAATGGACACGAAGATTTTACACACTCAGGCCTGAAATTGTCACAAAGATGGTGGAAGATGAGACTAGATCAACACGAAATCAGACCAAGCCATCTACCGCAGCCAAACATTATTGGATTAATAACTGGAATCTACCTATGATGTCTTATTACATGCAACCGATAAACCATACCTTCAGGACATACCAGCCAGCAATAACGACCAAAAATCTGCACGATCCGCGAAGTAAGACAACACGAGCGATGTATTATTTATCGCAATACTGGAATAAAGAATACTTCACGTACTATACGAACTTCGACCCTCCGGATGAAAATTTGCACGATTTTGCTAAACGTATGGGATATTTTCCTGATGCAACGACGCGTTTCATGAGAATCCGAATGATGCCCAAACGCTACAGACCAGAAGGTTTTATCGATGTGTTCTCTTTGGATAGTTTTGTACGAGACATCAACAAGCGTTTGGAGGAAAATCAAACATACCCGCCGCCTCACGAAAGGGACAGTATAAGTGCCAGTGTAGAGGACGTATCGTATTGGTTCTTTTTCAACAGATCAGTCACTCCGGTTGAACTAAACCCAGGCACTCGTTGGAAAAAGAAACCAAGACCTACGATGAAACCCATACCGTCTTATTTCTTCAAAGATTCAATTGTAAGCCGGCATTACCCACCTTCGCGCGAAGAAGACCAGCTAAAACAGGGAACCACTTTcaagaaattcgaaaaacctCGTCTAACTCCAAAACCAACACGTCCATGGGCTTTCCAAACCTTTGAAACGCCTTCACCTATTATTCATACATTTGCACCTAGCTCCAGTGTTGCGACACCTCCACGGATTATTCACATACCTACGTCCGAGTCCGAAATGAAATTATTCGATACCCGGacacctatacctacacttccGACAAATAAAGAAACAACGGCCCGTAATATCGATCCTTACGGCCTACTTAATAAAATGGTCCACTATAATATGCAACTCAAGCAACCAAATCGTAGTAACGTTGTGGATCCATCAAAACTCCATCCGGTGGATCAACTCCCTAGATTTTTACAACTTCCGTTTTCCTTATCTCCGGAGATGATGGTGTACACGGATCGTGCTGGCAGACAGCTTTTCACCTTACTCGGTAAATACCACATACATGGAAATAATAAAACATTGGAACGTGTACGAAATCCGTCAGAATTTTCAAACCCATTGAAAGTAGTAGCTCCACCACCCGAAAGTGGTTTTTATAGAATTATACAAAGACACCGAATTCGAAATAATGATCAAATCGAAAGAAAGCCTGCTCCATTATGCCTTGAAACTAATGATCATAAGGGACAGCAAAAATTAATACCAAATGATCCAACTGTAGCGGTTGAGATAAGGTTTTATCCTGTACGTACCCCAGGTACAATCAAGACTTGGAAAGAGTACTTTGGGTCGCAAAAACACCAGTCTTCTTCGGTGGATTTGTTAATGCATTCGACGTTACCAACACCAACGATGATAAGCAGTGAGGCCCTTACCCAGTTACTGATCAAGTAA